One segment of Allorhodopirellula heiligendammensis DNA contains the following:
- the asnB gene encoding asparagine synthase (glutamine-hydrolyzing): MCGITGSVWLRDHHRVDDALISRMTHVISHRGPNDAQVWADRSHRDASGNPMGVALGFRRLSIIDVAGSRQPMANEDGRVRMVFNGEIYNYRELRQRLQGSGHRFATEGDGESILHLYEDLGTDCFAHLNGMFAIAIWDAKQNRLVLGRDRIGQKPLYYSFKNERLVFGSELKSLAAVPGVCEQIDPAAVDQFLTYQYIPHPGTIWKGVHKLPPGHFAVLDSQGFRVQRYWDYDPSREIAISHGDAVERMRELLSDSVRMRMRSDVPLGSFLSGGIDSSLITALAGDHTETPLRTFSIGFPIADFDETAYAAQVAKHLGTDHTRFEVTPDAIEILDKLVWHYDEPFGDSSAVPTWYLSELTRQSVTVALSGDGGDELFAGYDRYRALWLSQKIQRLFPVHRAPGMGLIQRLPDSNRRNSVVRRGKRFLEAIGQPTVRRYMNWLQIFPESLRASLYRDDFFAELPDEDPVAFLESAWERSSGRDLVTRASTADVLSYLPCDLMTKVDIASMAHGLEVRQPMLDYRVVEFAASLPVRYKFRGRRGKLLLRDAFGDRIPASIFTRPKMGFGIPIANWFRDEFRDLLGDTMLAPDAKIHRFFRPEAIAALVAAHQSGEQNHGYRLWSLLILETWMRQTQGV, from the coding sequence ATGTGTGGAATCACTGGTTCGGTATGGCTCCGCGACCATCATCGCGTTGACGACGCGTTGATCTCGCGGATGACTCACGTGATTTCCCACCGGGGGCCCAATGACGCTCAGGTGTGGGCGGATCGATCGCACCGCGATGCCAGCGGAAATCCGATGGGCGTGGCGCTTGGATTTCGTCGCCTGTCGATTATTGACGTCGCCGGATCGCGGCAACCAATGGCCAACGAGGACGGCCGGGTGCGGATGGTCTTCAACGGCGAAATTTATAATTATCGGGAGCTTCGCCAGCGCCTCCAGGGTTCGGGGCATCGTTTCGCTACCGAGGGCGACGGCGAGTCGATTCTCCATCTTTATGAAGATCTCGGTACGGACTGCTTCGCGCACCTCAACGGCATGTTTGCCATTGCGATTTGGGACGCCAAGCAAAATCGCTTGGTGCTCGGGCGAGATCGAATTGGGCAAAAACCGCTGTACTATTCGTTCAAGAACGAGCGACTCGTATTCGGCAGCGAGCTGAAGTCACTCGCCGCAGTCCCAGGCGTCTGCGAGCAGATTGATCCAGCGGCGGTAGATCAGTTCTTGACCTATCAATACATCCCTCACCCCGGCACGATCTGGAAGGGAGTCCACAAATTGCCTCCAGGGCATTTTGCAGTACTCGATAGCCAGGGGTTCCGGGTCCAGCGGTATTGGGATTACGACCCCTCGCGTGAGATCGCCATTTCGCATGGCGATGCAGTCGAGCGCATGCGAGAATTGCTCAGCGACTCGGTGCGAATGCGAATGCGGAGTGACGTCCCGCTGGGGTCGTTTCTTTCAGGCGGAATCGATTCCTCGCTAATCACGGCGTTGGCAGGAGACCACACCGAGACGCCGCTGCGGACGTTCAGCATTGGTTTCCCGATCGCCGATTTTGACGAGACGGCTTATGCCGCTCAGGTGGCGAAACACCTGGGCACCGATCACACCCGGTTCGAGGTTACCCCCGACGCGATCGAGATTCTAGACAAATTGGTGTGGCATTATGATGAGCCGTTTGGCGATTCATCGGCGGTGCCGACCTGGTATTTGTCCGAGTTGACACGCCAGAGTGTCACCGTGGCCTTGTCAGGAGATGGCGGGGACGAGCTGTTCGCCGGATACGATCGTTACCGAGCATTATGGCTGAGTCAAAAGATCCAACGGTTATTCCCGGTGCATCGCGCACCTGGGATGGGGTTGATTCAGCGTCTGCCCGACTCCAATCGCCGCAATAGCGTGGTGCGGCGGGGGAAGCGGTTTCTCGAAGCGATTGGCCAACCAACGGTTCGACGGTATATGAATTGGTTGCAGATTTTTCCCGAGTCGCTGCGGGCCTCGCTATACAGGGATGACTTTTTTGCGGAGCTTCCCGACGAGGACCCGGTCGCGTTCCTGGAGTCGGCGTGGGAACGCAGCTCAGGACGCGATCTCGTCACGCGGGCTTCGACCGCCGACGTGCTTTCGTACCTGCCCTGTGACCTAATGACCAAAGTTGACATTGCTTCGATGGCCCATGGTCTCGAAGTGCGACAGCCAATGCTCGATTACCGGGTGGTGGAGTTCGCCGCTTCCCTGCCGGTGCGATACAAGTTCCGGGGCCGCCGCGGAAAACTATTACTCCGCGATGCATTTGGCGACCGCATTCCTGCCTCAATATTCACACGGCCGAAAATGGGCTTCGGTATCCCAATCGCAAATTGGTTCCGCGACGAATTCCGGGACTTGTTAGGCGACACGATGCTGGCCCCGGACGCAAAGATTCATCGCTTCTTCCGTCCCGAAGCCATCGCAGCGCTCGTTGCCGCCCACCAATCCGGTGAGCAGAACCACGGCTATCGCTTGTGGAGCCTCTTGATTTTGGAGACGTGGATGCGTCAGACCCAGGGCGTGTAA
- a CDS encoding NAD-dependent succinate-semialdehyde dehydrogenase: MTIASINPATNQTLQTFTPLSEDAALNAVAQAHDAYGKWRQTTFRERQKVLLTFAAKLRQQTDEFARLITLDMGKRISESRREIEYCAEIAEFYANGAETFLADQPMENVEANAYIHFEPIGALLGVMPWNFPFYQVTRFAAPNIMAGNTVMVKHASNVPQCAEAISQLFAQSELPEAVYTNLFISTETVESIISDSRVQGVSLTGSEKAGAAVAALAGKNLKRSVLELGGNDPFIVLEDADLEKTIELAVAGRIVNAGQSCVAAKRFILVEAVADAFIEGFKRAMSSLKLGDPLDDDTTLSPLSTEDAAVKLHKQVQSAIDAGATVLLGGDRPDCQGAFFNPTILTGVTPDSPTFDQELFGPVATIYVVKDEAAAIELANRSSYGLGGSVYTKDVERGRRVAEQIETGMVFLNQPTNSQAELPFGGIKNSGYGRELSHLGILEFVNKKLIHLGPMNEEND; the protein is encoded by the coding sequence ATGACCATCGCTAGCATCAATCCCGCAACCAATCAAACGCTCCAAACATTCACGCCGCTCTCAGAGGACGCAGCACTCAATGCCGTCGCTCAGGCGCATGACGCCTATGGGAAATGGCGTCAAACCACGTTTCGCGAACGGCAGAAGGTTCTGCTCACCTTTGCGGCGAAACTCCGTCAGCAGACCGACGAGTTCGCTCGACTGATCACGCTCGACATGGGCAAGCGAATCTCGGAGAGTCGTAGGGAAATCGAATACTGCGCCGAGATTGCAGAATTCTATGCGAACGGCGCGGAGACGTTCCTCGCCGACCAACCTATGGAGAACGTCGAAGCCAACGCGTATATCCATTTCGAGCCAATCGGCGCCTTGTTGGGCGTCATGCCGTGGAACTTTCCCTTCTACCAGGTTACGCGGTTCGCTGCGCCGAACATCATGGCTGGCAACACGGTGATGGTTAAACACGCCAGCAACGTGCCCCAGTGCGCCGAAGCAATCTCGCAACTGTTTGCTCAGAGCGAGTTGCCCGAAGCCGTTTACACGAATCTATTCATTTCTACGGAGACCGTCGAATCGATCATCTCAGACTCACGAGTGCAAGGCGTTTCACTGACTGGCAGCGAAAAGGCAGGAGCGGCGGTCGCAGCCCTCGCTGGAAAGAACTTGAAGCGTTCGGTTTTGGAGTTGGGTGGTAACGATCCCTTCATTGTCCTCGAAGATGCAGACCTCGAAAAGACTATCGAGCTGGCGGTCGCAGGGCGAATTGTCAACGCCGGTCAATCCTGCGTCGCCGCCAAGCGATTCATCCTGGTTGAAGCTGTCGCTGACGCATTTATCGAAGGTTTTAAAAGGGCGATGTCCTCCCTCAAACTGGGAGACCCGCTCGATGATGACACCACCTTGTCGCCACTATCGACGGAAGATGCTGCGGTCAAGCTACATAAGCAAGTTCAATCCGCGATCGACGCCGGGGCGACGGTGTTGCTGGGAGGCGATCGACCGGATTGCCAGGGCGCTTTCTTCAACCCGACTATCCTGACAGGGGTCACGCCAGACTCGCCGACTTTCGACCAGGAACTCTTCGGCCCCGTCGCGACAATCTATGTGGTGAAGGATGAAGCTGCCGCGATCGAACTTGCGAATCGCTCATCGTACGGACTCGGTGGTAGTGTTTACACCAAAGACGTGGAGCGTGGACGCCGCGTCGCTGAGCAAATCGAAACTGGCATGGTGTTCCTCAATCAACCGACGAACTCTCAGGCGGAGCTGCCATTCGGAGGTATTAAGAATTCCGGGTACGGGCGTGAACTCTCTCATCTCGGCATCCTCGAATTTGTGAATAAGAAGCTGATTCACTTAGGCCCCATGAACGAGGAAAACGATTGA